CGCCATTATTCAGGTCACGATGAACTGGGCGCAGCGCAGCGTGTCACCCACGCGCGCGACGGTTATCTACACCGGCGAACCGGTTTGGGCTGGGATTTTTGGCCGTCTTGCCGGCGAACGCCTGCCGATGCTGGCGCTGCTCGGTGCGGCCTTTATCATCCTGGGCGTGCTGGTCAGTGAGTTAAAGCTGAAAAGAAAGAAAAGGGCGCTGGCGGAGGCCGACAGCGCCACGGCTAATCAAGAATCCTGATGAACTGCATCAGTCTGCGGTACACCCGCTCCTCGGCGACTTAACAACGCATTCAGCAATATTGCGCCGAAGGTAGCCGTGCCGATCCCGCCCAGCGTAAAACCGCCGATGGTGAGGGCGAAATCTCCCGCCCCCAGGACCAGCGTGACGGCGACCATAATCAAATTACCGTTCTGGCTGAGATCGACATGATGCTGCACCCAGATACGCGCTCCGGCAACGGCAATCAGGCCAAACACCACAATTGATGCGCCGCCGATGACTGGGGCGGGAATGGTGTGGATCAGCGCGCCGAATTTTGGCGAGAAGCCGAGCAGTAGCGCAATCACCGCCGCAGCGACAAACACCAGCGTAGAGTAAACCTTGGTCACGGCCATTACGCCGATGTTCTCGGCATACGTGGTCACGCCGCTGCCGCCGACCGAGCCGGAGAGCATAGTGGCCAGCCCGTCGCCAACGAACGCCCGGCCCATGTACGGGTCCATATTGCGCCCTGTCATCCCTGCGACCGCTTTCAGATGGCCTAAGTTTTCTGCGACCAGTATCACCGCCACCGGGGCAATAAGCATGATTGCCTGCCCGTTAAAGGTCGGCGAAGTGAAGTGCGGCAGGCCAAACCAGGCGGCGTTTTGCATCAGCGTAAAATCCACCGGCGTTCCGACGGCAAATACGCTGGTCACCAGCGCATAGACCAGACAGGCAACGATCAGCCCGACCAGAATCAGCAGGCGCTGGATCATTCCGCGCGTGAAGACGGCAACCAGGCCAATGCACAGCACCGTCATCACTGCCATCCAGCTGTCAAACGATGAGCCCGAAACGCCTTTCACCGCAATCGGCGCGAGATTCAGGCCAATCGCCATCACCACCGCACCCGTCACCACCGGCGGCATCAGCCGTTCGATCCAGCGGGTGCCGACCTTCATCACTACCAGCCCGATAAGGGTATAGATGAATCCGCAGGCGATAATCCCCCCGAGCGCCACGCTAATGTTGGGGTTGATGCCCTGGCCGTTAAAGCCCGTTGCGGCAATCACCACCCCCACAAATGCGGCGCTTGACCCCAGATAGCTCGGCACACGTCCACCGGTTATCAGGAAGAACAGCAGCGTGCCGACGCCCGACATCAGAATTGACAGGTTAGGATCCAGCCCCATCAAGATGGGCATCAGCACCGTTGCGCCAAACATGGCGACTGCGTGCTGCACCCCCATGACGGCGGTTTGGGCAAAGGGAAGCCGTTCATCCGGCGCGACCACGCCGTGTTCAGTAGAGGTCGATTTCAACTGCCAGTGGGGAAAACCGAACATTGCCATGAGCTATCTCCTTAAGGAGGGTTAACAGGCGGGTCGCAACAGTGCGTGATAGCCGCGGTCGAACCACACCAGGCCTTGCGGCGCGGGGTGGCGGGTAATGGACTCGATGGTGCAAAACAGAATGTCGTGCGTGCCGACGCTCACCACCTGGCTGATGCGGCAGTCGAACGAGGCGAGCGCGTCTTCCAGTCTCGGACAGCCCGTCTCGCCGGTTTGCCAGCGTGCGGCAGCGAAGCGGTCAGCCATGGGCGTTTTGCCGCCAAACAGATTGGAAAGCGGCTCTTGTCCGGCGCTGAGCGTGTTCACGCACAGGGTACGGTTTTCGTTGAACGTCGGCCAGACGGAGGCCCCGCGGTTCAAACACACCAGCAGGGTTGGGGGCGAATCGGTGACGCTGCACACGGCGCTGGCGGTAAAACCGGCCTGCCCGGCAGGGCCATCGGTGGTAATAATATTGACCGCTGCGCCCACGCAGGCCATCGCATCGCGAAAGGTTTGTACGTCCAGAGTGCTCATGTTCGCTCCTTATACCAGCCCACAGGCGTCTTCAAAGGAGAGCCGCGGCAGGCGGCCATACACTTTGCTGAAGTCGCCGTAGCCAATGTTGATCAACAGATTGCTTTTCAGCGTGGTGCCAGTGAAAAAGGCCTCGTCTACCTTTTGCCGATCGAAACCGGACATCGGGCCGGTATCCAGCCCCAGCGCCCGACAGGCAAAAATCAGGTACGCCGCCTGCATGGCGCTGTTACGAAAGGCGGTCTCTTCGGCAAGCGCCGGGCTTGAGGTAAACCAGCTGCGCGCATCGCCGTGCGGGAACAGCTCCGGCAGACGCTCGTAAAACTCACTGTCCCAGGCAATGATGGCGGTCACAGGCGCGGCCAGCGTTTTCGCCAGATTGCCGCTCGAGAGCGACGGACGCAGCTTCTCTTTGCCCTCGGGCGTGCGGACAAACACTATTCGCGCGGGGGAGCAGT
This sequence is a window from Enterobacter sp. 638. Protein-coding genes within it:
- the rutG gene encoding pyrimidine utilization transport protein G is translated as MAMFGFPHWQLKSTSTEHGVVAPDERLPFAQTAVMGVQHAVAMFGATVLMPILMGLDPNLSILMSGVGTLLFFLITGGRVPSYLGSSAAFVGVVIAATGFNGQGINPNISVALGGIIACGFIYTLIGLVVMKVGTRWIERLMPPVVTGAVVMAIGLNLAPIAVKGVSGSSFDSWMAVMTVLCIGLVAVFTRGMIQRLLILVGLIVACLVYALVTSVFAVGTPVDFTLMQNAAWFGLPHFTSPTFNGQAIMLIAPVAVILVAENLGHLKAVAGMTGRNMDPYMGRAFVGDGLATMLSGSVGGSGVTTYAENIGVMAVTKVYSTLVFVAAAVIALLLGFSPKFGALIHTIPAPVIGGASIVVFGLIAVAGARIWVQHHVDLSQNGNLIMVAVTLVLGAGDFALTIGGFTLGGIGTATFGAILLNALLSRRGAGVPQTDAVHQDS
- the rutF gene encoding NADH-dependent FMN reductase RutF, whose translation is MSTLDVQTFRDAMACVGAAVNIITTDGPAGQAGFTASAVCSVTDSPPTLLVCLNRGASVWPTFNENRTLCVNTLSAGQEPLSNLFGGKTPMADRFAAARWQTGETGCPRLEDALASFDCRISQVVSVGTHDILFCTIESITRHPAPQGLVWFDRGYHALLRPAC
- a CDS encoding malonic semialdehyde reductase — protein: MSEAITPTAMKTLFTEARTHNGWQEMPVSDETLREIYDLMKWGPTSANCSPARIVFVRTPEGKEKLRPSLSSGNLAKTLAAPVTAIIAWDSEFYERLPELFPHGDARSWFTSSPALAEETAFRNSAMQAAYLIFACRALGLDTGPMSGFDRQKVDEAFFTGTTLKSNLLINIGYGDFSKVYGRLPRLSFEDACGLV